The segment ACAGAAATGTTACAATCCTTCTTTAGAGCACGCAGATAAGTCTTACTTCACTTCTTCAAAGTCAACATACTCTCCCTCATCTTTTCCTATTATTTTTTTCTGATTTAATGGAGTATCTTCTGTTCTATTATTAGACTGAGTTGTATTCTGGTTATTTTGTTGTCTGTAAGTATGTTGTCTACCCTTATTTGTTTTCTTGATTCCAAAAATAGACCGTAGAATTTGACCTATTATACTGATAAAAAAAACAGCAATAACTAATATTATAATAAAAGGGATAAGAAGTATCTTGAGCATAGTTTTTAAAATTAAATTAGTAGCTATTTATCAAGACACAATTACTGTGCCACATTCCACATTCTTAAGCTTTCTTGTTTTGAGTAACTAGTGATAATAAGATATACCATGCTATTACTGCTGCTATACCACTTAGCTTAAAAACAATAAGTAGGGGTATGGATACTAAAATAAAGAAGTAGCGTATCTTGTTGTTTTGCCAGCTTAAATCTTTAATCTTTAAAGCAAACATAGGTATTTCTGCTACGAGTAGCCACGAGAAAAGAAAAATTAATGCTATTATTATAAGTACATTAATATGCATTAGTATAAACTCTCCAGATCCAACAATTAGTGAACCCCAAAAAAGTGCATTGGCCGGAGTAGGTAAACCTATGAAAGAGCTTGTTTGTCTTTCATCTATATTGAATTTAGCTAGTCTTAGAGCAGAAAAAACCGCAATAAAAAAAGCTATATAAGGAACGTATTCTCTTACGCCTTCTAAGAATGGGGGATATATCATGCTAGACTCTTTCAAAAAACTAAAAATGATAAGAGCAGGAGCTACTCCAAAGCTAACATCATCTGCTAAAGAGTCTAATTCTTTGCCAATTGGTGATGGTGCGTTAAGGAGACGAGCAGACATTCCATCGAAAAAATCGAATATAGCACTTAGAATAATAAAACCAAGTGCTAATTCATGTTTAGATTCAAAGGCCATTACACAAGCAATGCACCCTGAAAACAAGTTTAAACATGTAATAGTGTTGGGAATATGACGAGTAATGGCATTTGACATAATCTTATTATTTAAGTTTTGCAATTATAGTTTGATTACCTGTTGTCAGGTCGCCAAGTTTTACACAAGGTTTACTGCCTATAGGTAAGTAAACATCTACACGTGAGCCAAATTTTATAAAGCCCATGTGTTCATCAATAAAGCATTCTTCTCCTTCTTTGGCATAAGTAACAATACGTCTAGCCATTGCTCCAGCTATTTGACGAGCCATAACTTCTACTCCTTCAGGTGTTTCTATTACAACAAGTGAACGCTCATTATCTGTACTTGCTTTAGGTAGCCATGCTTTCATGAATTTTCCATTCTCATGTCCTACTTTTTTTATAGTACCTTCTACAGGGTACCAATTTGCATGCACATTTAATACACTCATGAAAATTGAAATCATAAGTCTTTTCCCTTGGAAGTATTCATTTTCTTCAACTTCTTCAATGACTACTACTTTTCCGTCGGCAGGTGCTACAACGGTCTTTTCCACGTCTCCCTCAAAGCGTCTAATAGGACATCTGAAAAAGTTTACTAGCAATAAATAAATAGCAGTACTAATAGTAGCAACAATGTAAAAAGGTATTTTACTTTTTACAAACTTGTATAGTACAAGGTTGATGATTAAAAAAGCAATCAAGCTTACCACCAACGTTGAGATTCCTTCGTGGTGGAGTCTCACTTTTTTAAGTTTTTTCAATCTTGTTGAACGGTTCATAAATGTGATAAAATCTGTTTGTAGGCAAAAGTAGAGTTAATTTAAAATATCAGCAAACAAAAAGAGCTTATAATATGGTTTTGATGATAACTTTTTACTATATACCTTTGTGTTATCTAAAGTAATAGTACATTCGCTATACAATTCAGTATACATTTTGATAATGTGTGCAAATGTCTTATTAATACTTATTTAAGATAGTCAAAACGATTTTAATACCCTATATATTATGCAGAATTTTACTCATTTACATGTCCACTCTCAATATTCTCTTCTTGATGGGCAGGCTAGCATTAAAGCACTTGTCGATAAAGCGGTTGAGGATGGTATGAAAGGAATTGCTCTGACAGACCATGGGAGTATGTTTGGAATTAAAGAATTCTATAATTATGTAAAAAAGAAAAATGCACCAATAAATGGTGAGATAAAACAGCTTAAAAAGAAAATTGGTGCTGCAAAGAAAGAGGGTAAGTCGGAAGATGAAATTAGCCAACTAAGTGAAGAACTTCGTGAAAAGCAGAAATCTTTATTTAAACCGATTATTGGTTGTGAAATGTATGTGGCACGAAGAGGCTTACATATAAAAGAAACTAAATTTGATCAAAGTGGGTACCACCTTGTTGTTCTTGCTAAAAACGAAAAAGGATATCATAATTTGATAAAACTAGTTTCAACAGCATGGACAGAGGGCTTCTATATGCGTCCTAGAACAGATAGGACTGAGTTGGAAAAATATCATGAAGGATTAATTGTAAGTACGGCTTGTCTTGGAGGGGAAGTTCCAAAGAAAATTACTCAAGGAAAGATTAGTGAAGCTGAGGAAGCTGTACAATGGTTTAAAAAGGTGTTTGGGGATGACTTCTATTTAGAACTTCAACGTCATAAGGCTGCAATCCCAAGAGCTAATCATGAAGCTTATCCACTTCAGGTTAATGTGAACAATCACATGTTTGAGTTGAGTAAAAAATATGGGGTAAAGATTATATGTACGAATGATGTTCACTTTGTAGATGAAGCTCATGCTGAAGCTCACGATCGATTAATCTGTTTAAGTACTGGTCGGGATTTAGATGATCCAAAAAGAATGCTTTATACTAAACAGGAATGGATGAAAACTCAAGCAGAGATGAATGAGCTTTTCAAAGATGTTCCTGAAGCTTTGGCAAACACAATGGAAATATTGGATAAAGTAGAACATTATTCTATTGATCATGCTCCAATTATGCCAACGTTTGAAATTCCTGAAGATTTTGGCACAGAAGAAGGATATAGAACTAAGTTTTCTGAAGAGGATCTCTATGATGAATTTACGCAAGATGAAAATGGAAATGTTGTGCTTTCCAAAGAAGATGGAGATACTAAAATAGAGCGCTTAGGGGGATATGAAAAACTCTATCGTATTAAGTTAGAAGCAGATTATTTGAAAAAGCTAACTTATGATGGAGCGAAAGAAAGATACGGAGATCCTTTATCCGATGAAATAAAAGAGCGCTTGAATTTTGAACTTTACATCATGAAAACTATGGGTTTCCCTGGCTACTTCTTGATTGTACAAGATTTTATTCATGCGGCTGAAAAGAAATTAAATGTTTCTGTCGGTCCAGGACGTGGTTCTGCTGCGGGATCAGCTGTTGCTTACTGTCTGGGGATTACTAAAATAGACCCTATTGAGTTCGACTTGCTGTTTGAACGTTTCTTGAATCCCGATCGTATCTCTCTTCCTGATATTGATGTTGATTTTGATGATGATGGTCGTGGCGAAGTATTACGTTGGGTAACCGATAAATATGGACAAGAAAAAGTAGCACATATTATCACTTATGGTACTATGGCTACAAAATTAGCTATTCGTGATGTAGCGCGCGTGCAAAAACTTCCACTTCCTGAGGCAGATCGATTGGCTAAATTAATTCCTGATCGGATTCCAGATAAAAAGATTAACCTGCAAAATGCAATCAATTTCGTTCCTGAGTTACAGGCTGCAGAAGCATCTCAAGACCCTATAGTACGGGATACTATTAAGTATGCTAAAATGCTCGAAGGTAATGTCCGTGGAACAGGTGTGCATGCTTGTGGTACTATTATTTGTCGTGATGACATTACAGACTGGGTACCTGTAAGTACAGCTACTGATAAAGAAACAGGAGAAAAAATGCTGGTTACTCAGTATGAAGGTTCTGTAATTGAAGATACGGGGTTGATTAAGATGGACTTTTTAGGTTTGAAAACTCTGTCTATCATCAAGGAAGCTGTTGCTAATGTGGAGGAGTCAACAGGTGAAAAACTAGATATTGAGAAGATTTCATTTAAAGATGAAAAAACATATAAACTTTATAGTGATGGACGAACGATAGGTACATTCCAGTTTGAATCTGCTGGTATGCAAAAATACTTAAGAGAGCTAGAACCTTCAACTTTTGAAGACTTAATAGCTATGAATGCTCTCTATCGTCCAGGACCAATGGATTATATTCCCGATTTTATTGATCGTAAACATGGACGTAAACCTATTGAGTACGATATTCCTATTATGGAAAAGTACTTGAAGGATACATATGGCATTACTGTCTATCAGGAACAGGTCATGTTGTTGTCACGACTATTAGCAAACTTTACTCGTGGTGAGTCGGATGCTCTTCGTAAAGCAATGGGGAAAAAGTTGAAAGACCAACTAGACGTACTCAAACCTAAGTTTATATCGGGAGGTAAGGCTAATGGTCATGATCCTAAAATACTAGAAAAAATTTGGGGGGATTGGGAAAAGTTTGCGTCTTATGCTTTTAATAAATCACATGCTACTTGTTATTCTTGGTTAGCTTATCAGACAGCTTATTTAAAAGCAAACTATCCTTCTGAATATATGGCGGCGGTGATGAGTCGTAATATTTCAAATATTGTCGAAATAACAAAACTTATGGATGAGTGTAAATCCATGGGTATGAAAGTCCTAGGTCCTGATGTTAATGAAAGTAATCTAAAGTTTACCGTAAATAAAGAAGGAAATATTCGCTTCGGTTTAGGGGCTATTAAAGGTGTCGGAGAAAATGCCGTAAAGAGTATTGTTGATGAACGAAATAGAAATGGACAGTATAAAGATATTTTTGATTTTGTCCAAAGGGTCAATTTGAATGCTTGTAATAAAAAGAACATGGAAAATATTGCTTTAGCTGGAGGTTTTGATGCTTGGGGTGTAAAGCGTGAGCAGTATTTTACAGAGATGAACACAGGTGATGAAACCTTTATGGAGGCTCTTATGAGATATGGAAATAAGTACCAAGCGGATCAAGAAATGACAATGAATTCATTGTTTGGAGGAGATAATGCGGTTGAAATAGCTACTCCTGATTTACCTGAATATGAACCATGGAGTGATCTTGAGCTTCTAAATAAAGAAAGAGAATTAGTAGGAATTTATTTATCGGCCCATCCCTTAGATGATTATTCTGTTATTTTACATTATGTGTGCAATACGAAAATGATAGAGATAGATGATAAGCAAGCTTTGGCTGGCAGAGAAATTACGATGGGAGGTATTGTAACTAGTGTTCGTAGAGGTATGACTAGAAATAATAACCCTTTTGGAATAGCTAAAATTGAAGATTATTCGGGATCTGCAGAAATTCCATTTTTTGGTAAGGATTGGATAAACTTCCAAGGATTTATTCATGAGGGAATGTTATTATTTATTAAAGCAAGATGCCAACCTCGTCAATGGAATCCAGATGAGTTGGAATTAAAAGTAACTAGTATAGAGTTACTAACAGATGTAAAGGATGATTTAGTAAATACAATAACAATTCATATTCCATTAGAAGAGTTGAATTCAACTTTGATTGCTGAACTTTCTGACCTTACCAAACGTTCATCAGGAACAACAGAGCTTTATTTTAAAGTTACCGATAGAGAGTTAAATCAAACATTAGATTTACATTCTAAGGGTTTGAAGATTTCTGTAGGTAAAGAATTAATTAACCTGTTGAAAGAACGAAAAGAGTTATCGTTTCAAATCAATTAATAGAAGTATATTTACTTTATAGACATATTAAATTTAAACTTAGATTAAAATGGCATTAAATGTTACAGATAGTAATTTCAAAGAATTACTAAACAAAGGTCAGTTAGTAGTAGTGGATTTTTGGGCTCCTTGGTGTGGTCCATGTAAAATGGTAGGTCCAGTTATTGAAGAACTTGCAAAAGATTATGAAGGTAAAGTTATTATTGGCAAATGTGATGTAGACGAAAATAGTGACCTTCCAGGTGAATTTGGTATTCGTAATATCCCTACA is part of the Bacteroides coprosuis DSM 18011 genome and harbors:
- a CDS encoding hypothetical protein (KEGG: bvu:BVU_1882 hypothetical protein~SPTR: Putative uncharacterized protein;~IMG reference gene:2504106347) is translated as MLKILLIPFIIILVIAVFFISIIGQILRSIFGIKKTNKGRQHTYRQQNNQNTTQSNNRTEDTPLNQKKIIGKDEGEYVDFEEVK
- a CDS encoding CDP-diacylglycerol/serineO-phosphatidyltransferase (COGs: COG1183 Phosphatidylserine synthase~InterPro IPR000462:IPR004533~KEGG: bfs:BF0639 putative phosphatidylserine synthase~PFAM: CDP-alcohol phosphatidyltransferase~SPTR: CDP-diacylglycerol-serine O-phosphatidyltransferase;~TIGRFAM: CDP-diacylglycerol--serine O-phosphatidyltransferase~IMG reference gene:2504106348~PFAM: CDP-alcohol phosphatidyltransferase~TIGRFAM: CDP-diacylglycerol--serine O-phosphatidyltransferase), coding for MSNAITRHIPNTITCLNLFSGCIACVMAFESKHELALGFIILSAIFDFFDGMSARLLNAPSPIGKELDSLADDVSFGVAPALIIFSFLKESSMIYPPFLEGVREYVPYIAFFIAVFSALRLAKFNIDERQTSSFIGLPTPANALFWGSLIVGSGEFILMHINVLIIIALIFLFSWLLVAEIPMFALKIKDLSWQNNKIRYFFILVSIPLLIVFKLSGIAAVIAWYILLSLVTQNKKA
- a CDS encoding Phosphatidylserine decarboxylase proenzyme (COGs: COG0688 Phosphatidylserine decarboxylase~HAMAP: Phosphatidylserine decarboxylase-related protein~InterPro IPR003817:IPR004428~KEGG: bfs:BF0640 phosphatidylserine decarboxylase~PFAM: Phosphatidylserine decarboxylase-related~PRIAM: Phosphatidylserine decarboxylase~SPTR: Putative phosphatidylserine decarboxylase proenzyme;~TIGRFAM: Phosphatidylserine decarboxylase-related protein~IMG reference gene:2504106349~PFAM: Phosphatidylserine decarboxylase~TIGRFAM: phosphatidylserine decarboxylase precursor-related protein) — its product is MNRSTRLKKLKKVRLHHEGISTLVVSLIAFLIINLVLYKFVKSKIPFYIVATISTAIYLLLVNFFRCPIRRFEGDVEKTVVAPADGKVVVIEEVEENEYFQGKRLMISIFMSVLNVHANWYPVEGTIKKVGHENGKFMKAWLPKASTDNERSLVVIETPEGVEVMARQIAGAMARRIVTYAKEGEECFIDEHMGFIKFGSRVDVYLPIGSKPCVKLGDLTTGNQTIIAKLK
- a CDS encoding DNA polymerase III, alpha subunit (COGs: COG0587 DNA polymerase III alpha subunit~InterProIPR004013:IPR011708:IPR004365:IPR003141:IPR 004805~KEGG: bfs:BF0641 putative DNA polymerase III alpha subunit~PFAM: Bacterial DNA polymerase III, alpha subunit; PHP, C-terminal; Nucleic acid binding, OB-fold, tRNA/helicase-type~PRIAM: DNA-directed DNA polymerase~SMART: Polymerase/histidinol phosphatase, N-terminal~SPTR: DNA polymerase III alpha subunit;~TIGRFAM: DNA polymerase III, alpha subunit~IMG reference gene:2504106350~PFAM: Bacterial DNA polymerase III alpha subunit; PHP domain; OB-fold nucleic acid binding domain~TIGRFAM: DNA-directed DNA polymerase III (polc)), with amino-acid sequence MQNFTHLHVHSQYSLLDGQASIKALVDKAVEDGMKGIALTDHGSMFGIKEFYNYVKKKNAPINGEIKQLKKKIGAAKKEGKSEDEISQLSEELREKQKSLFKPIIGCEMYVARRGLHIKETKFDQSGYHLVVLAKNEKGYHNLIKLVSTAWTEGFYMRPRTDRTELEKYHEGLIVSTACLGGEVPKKITQGKISEAEEAVQWFKKVFGDDFYLELQRHKAAIPRANHEAYPLQVNVNNHMFELSKKYGVKIICTNDVHFVDEAHAEAHDRLICLSTGRDLDDPKRMLYTKQEWMKTQAEMNELFKDVPEALANTMEILDKVEHYSIDHAPIMPTFEIPEDFGTEEGYRTKFSEEDLYDEFTQDENGNVVLSKEDGDTKIERLGGYEKLYRIKLEADYLKKLTYDGAKERYGDPLSDEIKERLNFELYIMKTMGFPGYFLIVQDFIHAAEKKLNVSVGPGRGSAAGSAVAYCLGITKIDPIEFDLLFERFLNPDRISLPDIDVDFDDDGRGEVLRWVTDKYGQEKVAHIITYGTMATKLAIRDVARVQKLPLPEADRLAKLIPDRIPDKKINLQNAINFVPELQAAEASQDPIVRDTIKYAKMLEGNVRGTGVHACGTIICRDDITDWVPVSTATDKETGEKMLVTQYEGSVIEDTGLIKMDFLGLKTLSIIKEAVANVEESTGEKLDIEKISFKDEKTYKLYSDGRTIGTFQFESAGMQKYLRELEPSTFEDLIAMNALYRPGPMDYIPDFIDRKHGRKPIEYDIPIMEKYLKDTYGITVYQEQVMLLSRLLANFTRGESDALRKAMGKKLKDQLDVLKPKFISGGKANGHDPKILEKIWGDWEKFASYAFNKSHATCYSWLAYQTAYLKANYPSEYMAAVMSRNISNIVEITKLMDECKSMGMKVLGPDVNESNLKFTVNKEGNIRFGLGAIKGVGENAVKSIVDERNRNGQYKDIFDFVQRVNLNACNKKNMENIALAGGFDAWGVKREQYFTEMNTGDETFMEALMRYGNKYQADQEMTMNSLFGGDNAVEIATPDLPEYEPWSDLELLNKERELVGIYLSAHPLDDYSVILHYVCNTKMIEIDDKQALAGREITMGGIVTSVRRGMTRNNNPFGIAKIEDYSGSAEIPFFGKDWINFQGFIHEGMLLFIKARCQPRQWNPDELELKVTSIELLTDVKDDLVNTITIHIPLEELNSTLIAELSDLTKRSSGTTELYFKVTDRELNQTLDLHSKGLKISVGKELINLLKERKELSFQIN
- a CDS encoding thioredoxin (COGs: COG3118 Thioredoxin domain-containing protein~InterPro IPR013766:IPR005746~KEGG: bfs:BF0642 putative thioredoxin~PFAM: Thioredoxin domain~SPTR: Putative uncharacterized protein;~TIGRFAM: Thioredoxin~IMG reference gene:2504106351~PFAM: Thioredoxin~TIGRFAM: thioredoxin), with translation MALNVTDSNFKELLNKGQLVVVDFWAPWCGPCKMVGPVIEELAKDYEGKVIIGKCDVDENSDLPGEFGIRNIPTVLFFKDGEVVDKQVGAAPKATYDAKIKQHM